In the genome of Coraliomargarita algicola, one region contains:
- a CDS encoding YIP1 family protein yields MTEQTNPFYVLTFWYKPGQTMQGLIKSGAGHRLALVLAMLFGLVQADRFYLTNPDAGITYYVIGALAGLLGLYLFAWLLRNFGRWFGGQAAQREVRVAIGLGLLPWLLLFTALIFVLGSQQDAAALANYYWLFFLGFLYGYVILLLSLAAALRLSVLKTFLCLIVTFLVSLFPLTLFIQLVASAL; encoded by the coding sequence ATGACTGAACAAACCAATCCATTCTATGTGCTTACGTTCTGGTATAAGCCGGGGCAAACGATGCAAGGCCTAATTAAATCAGGCGCGGGCCACCGACTCGCTCTAGTGCTGGCGATGCTCTTCGGTTTAGTGCAAGCGGACCGTTTTTACCTGACCAATCCGGACGCGGGTATTACTTATTACGTGATCGGCGCGTTGGCCGGTCTACTGGGGCTCTATCTGTTTGCCTGGCTCTTGCGCAATTTCGGTCGCTGGTTCGGTGGGCAGGCTGCGCAGCGTGAAGTGCGGGTCGCGATCGGGCTTGGACTCTTGCCCTGGCTCTTATTGTTTACCGCTCTCATCTTCGTGTTAGGCAGTCAGCAGGATGCCGCAGCTCTAGCCAATTATTACTGGCTCTTCTTTCTGGGGTTTTTGTATGGCTATGTAATTCTACTACTTTCACTGGCTGCTGCATTACGCTTGTCTGTGTTGAAAACTTTTCTCTGTCTCATTGTTACTTTTCTGGTCAGTCTCTTTCCGCTAACATTATTTATTCAACTTGTCGCTTCAGCTCTCTAG
- a CDS encoding RHS repeat-associated core domain-containing protein, producing the protein MESTFTANDGVSPRFLDFTVLDISESRPYFQPFDQEGKRTEFSYDALGRLIEVRQEHPTDDWSTGNWTSTSYTYDEAGNRLSETDAEGHTTRFEYDNMGRRTKRVLPEGEEESYLYNAWGELETRIDFNGHVTSYTYDVMSRLLTERADATAYPSEVGITYTYDALGRIQTMTDASGLTANDGVSPRFLDFTVLDISESRPYFQPFDQEGKRTEFSYDALGRLIEVRQEHPTDDWSTGNWTSTSYTYDEAGNRLSETDAESNTTRFEYDNMGRRTKRILPEGEEETYLYNAWGELETRIDFNGHVTSYTYDVMSRLLTERADATAYPSEVGITYTYDALGRIQTMTDASGLTTMAYDERGNLLSKSNVAGTLTYTYDAANNLKSTVSDSTGGLDLAYDYDRLNRLATVYDSGAAQPPQEHRYTYDANGNLESLSYSNGVIHTWSYDSQNRLKDLTVRNAAFTTLNSYAYTLQASGHRTEVVENTGRTVGYTLDNQYRLTQETISGDSNPRLNGTSDWAYDLVGNRLTQQSDLDNVFNAAETYSDNNWLDSDVYDSNGNTTSSEAFGEGGQQASVILNDHYDWRNRLIRREKSDGSIIEIVYDGFGDRVKKTVSGLSSQPSAFETTWFLVDRNNLTGYAQVVEEVGQGNELQVIYSYGLDLISQDRRQNALSGVEGDDDGSGNFTQSFYLYDGLGTVRALADSNGAITDTYTYDAWGVILSTSHSSLPTVNSYLFTGEQWDEDLGMYFLRARYLNVATGRFHTMDTFEGVSTDPVTLHKYLYANAAPTRFIDPSGNFSLGEVLKVQWVQSLLINSAIGASINVAFTVFSGDLKGKTLLQIGRDLGVSGLSGAALGLVGGASSKLFLKAFPRISNLFVQGVVAGGTGAGSAQSAKELFEILVLKKPISFLDRSGRVISAVAVGSFLGGFTFNIKTVATKTYSVLESRVGSSGAYFVPKAFIEEAFIDPRGVIAASGTKAVQTTFKNLLNDLFGFED; encoded by the coding sequence TTGGAATCGACATTCACGGCAAACGACGGGGTCAGTCCACGTTTTCTTGATTTTACTGTTTTGGACATTAGTGAGTCGCGACCCTATTTCCAGCCGTTCGACCAAGAAGGCAAACGCACCGAATTCAGTTACGACGCCCTAGGCCGCCTGATCGAAGTCCGCCAAGAACACCCAACTGACGACTGGTCAACTGGTAACTGGACAAGCACGTCTTACACTTACGACGAGGCGGGCAATCGCCTCTCCGAGACCGATGCCGAAGGGCACACAACCCGCTTCGAGTACGACAACATGGGGCGTCGCACTAAGCGCGTCCTCCCAGAGGGCGAAGAAGAGAGCTATCTCTACAACGCATGGGGCGAGCTCGAAACACGCATCGATTTTAACGGGCACGTCACCTCTTACACCTACGACGTCATGAGCCGTCTCCTCACCGAGCGCGCCGATGCCACTGCCTACCCATCTGAGGTCGGCATCACCTACACTTATGATGCCCTCGGCCGCATCCAGACCATGACCGATGCTTCCGGGCTCACGGCAAACGACGGGGTCAGTCCACGTTTTCTTGATTTTACTGTTTTGGACATTAGTGAGTCGCGACCCTATTTCCAGCCGTTCGACCAAGAAGGCAAACGCACCGAATTCAGTTACGACGCCCTAGGCCGCCTGATCGAAGTCCGCCAAGAACACCCAACTGACGACTGGTCAACTGGTAACTGGACAAGCACGTCTTACACTTACGACGAGGCGGGCAATCGTCTCTCCGAGACCGACGCCGAAAGTAATACCACCCGCTTCGAATACGACAACATGGGCCGTCGCACCAAGCGCATCCTGCCTGAAGGCGAAGAAGAGACCTACCTCTACAACGCATGGGGCGAGCTCGAAACACGCATCGATTTTAACGGGCACGTCACCTCTTACACCTACGACGTCATGAGCCGTCTCCTCACCGAGCGCGCCGATGCTACTGCCTACCCATCTGAGGTCGGCATCACCTACACTTATGATGCCCTCGGCCGCATCCAGACCATGACCGATGCTTCCGGGCTCACCACCATGGCCTACGACGAGCGCGGCAACCTCCTCAGCAAGAGCAACGTCGCCGGCACGCTCACCTACACCTACGATGCCGCCAACAACCTCAAGTCGACCGTGTCCGACAGCACCGGCGGTCTCGATCTCGCCTACGATTACGACCGCCTCAACCGCCTCGCAACCGTCTACGACAGTGGAGCCGCGCAGCCGCCACAAGAGCACCGCTATACTTATGATGCCAACGGCAATCTAGAGAGCCTGAGCTACAGCAACGGAGTCATCCACACCTGGAGTTACGATAGTCAAAATCGTTTAAAAGACCTGACTGTTCGTAATGCAGCCTTCACAACGCTCAATTCCTATGCCTATACTCTGCAAGCATCCGGCCATCGCACAGAAGTGGTTGAGAATACCGGCAGAACCGTGGGCTACACACTCGACAACCAATATCGCTTAACGCAGGAGACCATCTCCGGCGACAGCAACCCGCGACTCAACGGCACCAGCGATTGGGCATACGACCTAGTCGGCAACCGCCTCACACAACAGAGCGATCTCGACAATGTCTTCAACGCCGCCGAAACCTACAGCGACAACAACTGGCTCGACAGCGACGTTTACGACTCGAATGGGAATACTACATCCTCCGAAGCCTTTGGCGAAGGGGGACAGCAAGCGTCCGTTATCCTCAACGACCACTACGACTGGCGCAACCGTCTGATCCGTCGCGAAAAGTCCGACGGCAGCATCATCGAGATCGTCTACGACGGTTTCGGCGACCGAGTCAAAAAGACCGTTTCAGGTCTCAGCTCTCAGCCCTCAGCCTTCGAAACCACCTGGTTCCTAGTAGATCGAAATAATCTCACCGGTTACGCACAAGTCGTCGAAGAGGTCGGGCAGGGCAATGAGCTCCAAGTCATCTACAGCTACGGCCTCGACCTCATCAGCCAAGATCGTCGCCAGAATGCCCTGAGCGGAGTCGAAGGGGACGACGATGGCAGCGGAAACTTCACCCAAAGCTTCTATCTCTACGATGGCCTCGGCACCGTCCGCGCCCTCGCCGATAGCAATGGCGCGATCACCGATACCTACACCTACGACGCTTGGGGTGTGATCCTCTCCACTTCCCACTCTTCACTCCCCACTGTAAACAGCTACCTGTTTACTGGCGAGCAGTGGGATGAAGATCTAGGGATGTATTTCCTCCGTGCTCGTTATCTGAATGTGGCGACAGGGAGGTTCCACACGATGGACACCTTCGAGGGTGTTTCAACTGATCCGGTCACGCTGCACAAATACCTATATGCGAATGCCGCGCCGACTAGGTTCATAGATCCGAGTGGGAACTTTAGTCTTGGTGAAGTTTTAAAAGTCCAATGGGTTCAAAGTCTCCTTATTAATTCTGCTATTGGTGCTAGTATAAACGTTGCCTTTACGGTTTTTAGTGGAGATTTGAAAGGGAAGACACTGCTTCAAATTGGTCGTGATCTAGGCGTTAGCGGTTTAAGTGGTGCTGCACTCGGATTGGTAGGTGGCGCATCGAGTAAATTGTTCTTAAAAGCGTTTCCTCGGATATCTAATTTGTTTGTTCAAGGAGTAGTAGCTGGTGGCACTGGTGCAGGAAGTGCTCAGTCTGCCAAAGAATTGTTTGAAATATTAGTGTTGAAAAAACCAATTAGTTTCCTTGATCGAAGTGGCAGAGTAATTAGTGCCGTCGCAGTGGGTTCTTTCCTTGGTGGCTTTACATTCAACATAAAGACAGTTGCTACAAAAACTTACTCTGTTCTCGAAAGTAGAGTAGGAAGTTCTGGCGCCTATTTTGTTCCTAAAGCCTTCATTGAAGAAGCTTTCATTGATCCGCGAGGTGTAATCGCAGCGAGTGGGACAAAAGCGGTGCAAACAACCTTCAAGAATCTCCTAAATGATCTCTTTGGGTTTGAGGATTAG
- a CDS encoding RHS repeat protein, with protein MLNGNLASLSYSNGVIHNWSYDSQNRLKDLTVRNAAFTTLNSYAYTLQASGHRTEVVENTGRTVGYTLDNQYRLTQETISGDSNPRLNGTSDWAYDLVGNRLTQQSDLDNVFNAAETYSDNNWLDSDVYDSNGNTTSSEAFGEGGQQASVILNDHYDWRNRLIRRDEARQRVDGRTGGSVRRTPQAGALWAAQAQKSDGTIIEIVYDGFGDRVKKTVSGLSSQPSAFETTWFLVDRNNLTGYAQVVEEIGQGDELQVIYSYGLDLISQDRRQNALSGVEGDDDGSGNFTQSFYLYDGLGTVRALADINGAITDTYTYDAWGVILSTSHSSLPTVNSYLFTGEQWDADLEMMFLRARYLNLSTGRFHTMDTFEGVTTDPVTLHKYLYANAAPHQFTDPSGKMTLAEIGIAAGIGGIINASLGAVFNFAAGKEQTLIKDFFVGAALAPVGGPMAKLLGKIGLPLIKRFLGMVGRVPNLTLVSGSSAQKLLVGASRNFFSTIKSYPKVDSTLLGKMLKAVFPKVKWEQHHVWIQQAWSRTGGPGRIFADDAINEGLRRMGNSYLNLLPIPRGLNGALGRNAARGGAYTEYFATAFYSFLVYGNGQTALYLNSVF; from the coding sequence TTGCTTAACGGCAATCTAGCGAGCCTGAGCTACAGCAACGGAGTCATCCACAACTGGAGTTACGATAGTCAAAATCGTTTAAAAGACCTGACTGTTCGTAATGCAGCCTTCACAACGCTCAATTCCTATGCCTATACTCTGCAAGCATCCGGCCATCGCACAGAAGTGGTTGAGAATACCGGCAGAACCGTGGGCTACACACTAGACAATCAATACCGCTTAACGCAGGAGACCATCTCCGGCGACAGCAACCCGCGACTCAACGGCACCAGCGATTGGGCATACGACCTAGTCGGCAACCGGCTCACACAACAGAGCGATCTCGACAATGTCTTCAACGCCGCCGAAACCTACAGCGACAACAACTGGCTCGACAGCGACGTTTACGACTCGAATGGGAATACTACATCCTCCGAAGCCTTTGGCGAAGGGGGACAGCAAGCGTCCGTTATCCTCAACGACCACTACGACTGGCGCAACCGCCTGATCCGCCGTGACGAAGCGCGACAGCGCGTAGATGGTAGAACCGGAGGTTCTGTCCGAAGGACGCCGCAAGCGGGTGCCCTTTGGGCGGCTCAGGCGCAAAAATCCGACGGCACCATCATCGAGATCGTCTACGACGGTTTCGGCGACCGAGTCAAGAAGACCGTTTCAGGTCTCAGCTCTCAGCCCTCAGCCTTCGAAACCACCTGGTTCCTAGTAGATCGAAATAACCTCACCGGCTACGCACAAGTCGTCGAAGAGATCGGGCAGGGCGATGAGCTCCAAGTCATCTACAGCTACGGCCTCGACCTGATCAGCCAAGATCGTCGCCAGAATGCCCTGAGCGGAGTCGAAGGGGACGACGATGGCAGCGGAAACTTCACCCAAAGCTTCTATCTCTACGATGGCCTCGGCACTGTCCGCGCCCTCGCCGATATCAATGGCGCGATCACCGATACCTACACCTACGACGCTTGGGGTGTGATCCTCTCCACTTCCCACTCTTCACTCCCCACTGTAAACAGCTACCTGTTTACTGGCGAGCAATGGGACGCTGACTTGGAGATGATGTTCCTACGCGCCCGCTATTTGAACTTGAGCACGGGGCGTTTTCACACCATGGACACGTTCGAAGGTGTCACGACGGATCCGGTTACGCTGCATAAATACCTATATGCCAATGCTGCGCCGCATCAGTTTACTGATCCGAGTGGGAAAATGACACTTGCTGAAATTGGTATAGCAGCTGGAATCGGCGGAATCATTAACGCATCATTAGGTGCCGTATTCAATTTTGCAGCAGGCAAAGAACAAACGCTGATCAAAGATTTCTTTGTTGGTGCAGCACTCGCTCCTGTCGGTGGGCCAATGGCCAAACTACTCGGAAAGATCGGGTTACCACTGATCAAGAGATTCTTGGGGATGGTTGGACGAGTGCCTAACTTGACGTTAGTTAGTGGCTCAAGTGCTCAGAAGTTGCTGGTTGGAGCTAGTCGTAACTTTTTTAGCACGATAAAATCTTATCCAAAGGTTGATTCGACTTTGCTAGGAAAAATGCTTAAAGCTGTATTCCCTAAAGTTAAGTGGGAACAACATCACGTTTGGATCCAGCAGGCATGGTCTAGAACAGGAGGTCCCGGGCGAATCTTTGCCGATGATGCAATCAATGAAGGGTTAAGACGAATGGGAAATAGCTATCTGAACCTTCTTCCGATTCCACGTGGACTCAACGGTGCTTTGGGGCGAAACGCTGCACGTGGCGGAGCCTACACTGAGTATTTTGCTACGGCTTTCTATTCTTTCTTAGTGTATGGAAATGGCCAAACAGCACTCTACCTAAACTCTGTGTTTTAA
- the recN gene encoding DNA repair protein RecN — translation MLQHIRIKNLALLEEVTLEFESGFTSVTGETGAGKSVLLGALGLLSGARTDKGMIRQGQDLLEVEAALYFADAEVIDGLLESVGLPVCEDGVLLLQRSVHRKKIPRIQVNGSMATLAQLQVLGESWIDFHGPGEPQKLFQEKRQLEMLDTYAGNTKALITFAEEYANWRSALREIEALETGDRLDADELEFVRQQIKKIDAVDVSEESIEELERDYTRMSSAQELVGLASACSEGLIGEQSINDQLGAVLLRLEELVELDEGSQPLLERARSLQLELQDLGEEVGQLAGDFDFDQEAIEAATERMSLWQELRRKYGGSVEAVLSKREELAQKIAIQGDLDGVLTQKRKAAAALEAELRKQAAKLTIGRKQAAKTLAQKAADLLQALGFKKARLEIKLIADTKLHEHGDSHCQFLFAPNAGQDLQPLNKIASSGETARVMLALKTVLAEADATPLLVFDEVDANVGGEVGRAVGAELARLAKKHQVLCVTHLPQVASLAHNHYVVTKSQDENSTAVTIAPLGDSREARLEELARMLGDRKSASARAHAEELLG, via the coding sequence ATGCTTCAACATATTCGCATCAAGAATCTCGCGCTACTCGAAGAAGTTACCCTTGAGTTTGAGTCTGGCTTTACGTCTGTTACTGGCGAGACCGGCGCAGGTAAAAGCGTGCTCCTGGGAGCCTTGGGCCTGCTTTCCGGCGCGCGCACCGATAAGGGCATGATTCGCCAAGGCCAAGACTTGCTCGAAGTCGAAGCGGCGCTTTATTTCGCGGATGCCGAGGTGATTGATGGCTTGCTTGAGAGTGTCGGCTTGCCCGTCTGTGAGGACGGTGTATTGCTTTTGCAGCGTAGCGTACATCGCAAAAAGATTCCGCGCATTCAAGTCAATGGCAGCATGGCTACCTTGGCGCAGCTGCAAGTGCTCGGCGAATCGTGGATCGACTTCCACGGCCCCGGGGAGCCGCAAAAACTCTTCCAAGAAAAGCGCCAACTCGAAATGCTCGATACTTACGCGGGCAATACCAAGGCACTCATCACCTTTGCCGAAGAATACGCCAACTGGCGTAGTGCCCTGCGTGAGATCGAAGCCCTCGAAACAGGGGACCGTCTCGATGCCGATGAGCTGGAGTTTGTACGCCAACAAATTAAAAAAATCGATGCCGTCGATGTCAGCGAAGAGTCTATCGAGGAACTCGAGCGTGACTATACCCGCATGTCCAGCGCTCAGGAACTGGTCGGCCTCGCTTCCGCTTGTTCCGAAGGACTGATCGGGGAGCAAAGTATCAACGATCAGTTGGGCGCTGTGCTCTTGCGACTCGAAGAGTTGGTCGAATTGGACGAAGGCTCACAGCCGCTACTTGAGCGCGCGCGCAGCCTACAACTCGAACTCCAGGATCTCGGTGAAGAGGTCGGCCAGCTGGCTGGAGATTTCGACTTTGATCAAGAGGCGATCGAGGCGGCCACCGAGCGCATGAGCCTCTGGCAAGAACTGCGCCGAAAATACGGCGGCAGTGTCGAAGCCGTCCTATCCAAGCGTGAGGAGCTCGCACAAAAAATAGCCATCCAGGGAGACCTCGATGGCGTGCTGACCCAAAAACGCAAAGCCGCCGCCGCACTCGAAGCCGAGCTGCGCAAGCAAGCCGCCAAGTTGACCATTGGACGCAAGCAAGCCGCCAAGACCCTCGCCCAAAAAGCGGCCGATTTATTGCAAGCCCTCGGCTTTAAAAAAGCGCGGCTAGAGATCAAGCTCATCGCCGATACCAAACTGCACGAACACGGCGACAGTCATTGCCAATTCCTCTTTGCCCCCAACGCTGGGCAGGACCTACAGCCGCTCAATAAAATCGCCTCCAGCGGTGAGACCGCCCGGGTCATGCTCGCACTCAAAACCGTGCTGGCCGAGGCCGATGCCACGCCGCTGCTCGTCTTCGACGAAGTCGATGCCAACGTCGGCGGCGAAGTCGGCCGCGCCGTCGGGGCTGAGCTCGCCCGTCTGGCTAAGAAACACCAGGTCCTCTGCGTCACCCACCTGCCGCAAGTGGCTTCGCTGGCACACAATCATTACGTCGTCACCAAATCGCAGGACGAAAATTCAACCGCCGTCACCATTGCCCCGCTCGGGGACAGTCGCGAGGCTCGCCTCGAAGAGCTCGCTCGCATGCTAGGCGACCGCAAGTCCGCCTCCGCCAGAGCGCACGCCGAAGAGTTGCTCGGGTGA